GCGCGCTGGGATGCACGGAGCCCATCGCCGTCGCGCTCGCGGCCGCGCTCGCGAGGGGCGCGCTCCGCACACGCCCCGAGCATCTGACCGTCGCATGCAGTGGAAACATCATCAAGAACGTCAAGAGCGTCACCGTGCCCAATTCCGGCGGCATGCGCGGCATCGAGGCGGCGGCCACGCTCGGCGCCATCGGCGGCGACCCCTCGCGCGACCTCGAGGTGCTCCAGTCCGTCCATCCCGAGGACATTGAGCGCACGAAGTCGCTCGTCTCCGCAGGCTTCTGCGACGTGGAGCTCGCCGAGGACGTTCCGAACCTCTACGTGCGCGTCACGGCAACGGGCGCAGGCCACGTCGCCGTCGCCTGCATCGAGGAGCGCCACACCAACGTGTGCGAGCTCACGCTCGACGGCGAGCCCACGGCGGTTGCGGGAAGGGCCGCCACGGGCGAGAAGGACGCAGACGTCCCGGGCGGGGCGGATCGCTCGGCCCTCACGCTCCAGTCGATCTGGGACTTCGCGCACGAGGTGCGGCTCGAGGACGTGGACGAGCTCATCTCGCGCCAGATAGAGACGAACCAGGCGATCTCGCGCGAGGGCCTCACGAACCGCTGGGGCGCCAACATCGGCCGCACCCTCCTGCGCAGCCGTCCCAACGACATCAGCTGCAAGGCGCGCGCGGCGGCAGCGGCCGGCTCCGACGCACGCATGAGCGGATGCGCCATGCCCGTCGTGATCAACTGCGGCAGCGGAAACCAGGGAATCACCTGCTCGCAGCCCGTGCTCGAGTACGCCCACGACCTGTGGAGCTCGCACGAGGAGCTCGTGCGTGCCGTCGTGCTCTCGGACCTCACTGCCGTCCACGTCAAGTACTTCATCGGCGAGCTGTCCGCGTTCTGCGGCGCCGTCTCCGCAAGCTGCGGCGCGGGCGCCGGCATCTGCATGCTGCGCGGCGGCTCGTTCGCCCAGTTCGAGGCCACTATCGTGAACACCCTCGCCAACGTGGGCGGCATCGTGTGCGACGGCGCGAAGCCCAGCTGCGCCGCGAAGATCTGCGCGGCCGTGGACGCCGCGATCCTGGGCTGCGACATGGCGCTCTCGGACGACAACTTTCTCGCGGGCGACGGCCTCGTCGGCCAGAACGCGGAGGAGAC
This sequence is a window from Parafannyhessea umbonata. Protein-coding genes within it:
- a CDS encoding serine dehydratase subunit alpha family protein, translating into MDQNAYANHVAILEEELVCALGCTEPIAVALAAALARGALRTRPEHLTVACSGNIIKNVKSVTVPNSGGMRGIEAAATLGAIGGDPSRDLEVLQSVHPEDIERTKSLVSAGFCDVELAEDVPNLYVRVTATGAGHVAVACIEERHTNVCELTLDGEPTAVAGRAATGEKDADVPGGADRSALTLQSIWDFAHEVRLEDVDELISRQIETNQAISREGLTNRWGANIGRTLLRSRPNDISCKARAAAAAGSDARMSGCAMPVVINCGSGNQGITCSQPVLEYAHDLWSSHEELVRAVVLSDLTAVHVKYFIGELSAFCGAVSASCGAGAGICMLRGGSFAQFEATIVNTLANVGGIVCDGAKPSCAAKICAAVDAAILGCDMALSDDNFLAGDGLVGQNAEETIRSMGYVGRVGMHPTDVEILNIMIGKTDVDA